GTcatcaaacaaacatcaaattTGTGTCTACATAATAAATCCAATATATAGTCTTGATGTCTTAACAACTTCTAAAGAGAGATCTCTGAAGGTTTGAGTCGCCCGATGACCCACTGCGTTCACTAGGAAGTTGCTATTTTTTAGCTCACAGCTCCTTGTTGCTGCTGGAAAAGGCGAATAAAGAGTCAAACAACCAAAGAATTATCCTAAAATAGGCTGGAATTCCAATTaagtaaaacaaaatgatgtACAAATGTTTTGACACATTGTACTCTAATCTTAACAACAACATCCACCATCAGCATACCTCAATAATACAGAGGACAATGACTGAAATCCCGGTGGTGAGGAAGTTGTCCTCAAACAAAGTCTTCAGCTTCACCAAACAACCCTGCAGACAGAGCACAGATAGGAGTGTGACCTCTGGCACAGCATGCTGAAAGCAGCCTCAgtgtgaggcagcagtgtgtcTACCTTTTCCCTGATACCAGGCGGGTTACAATTAGTCGACTTGCAGCAAGAAAGAGGAATAGATTTCCCCCAGTCTGTTTGATTATTGACGCCACAGCAATCCAGCTGAAACAAACCAATCAGAGATAAGGATGAATGTCTAACATCAGGTACCTGCAGGTACGTCTCCTCTCTGACACACCTACCTGTATCTGAAGCAGATCCCAGTCGCTCTTCAGAGTCGTGGTATTTCCAGTGTTTCCTTTTGCTTTAATCAAACCCTCGTCGAGATCTTTCCTCACCAGCTCAGCGATCTACACAATCAGGCGAGATTTTGCAAATTATATAATCTACACATAAGGGTACCAACTCTGCTGGGTGTGACCCTACCTCTCTCTCATACACGAGCAGCAGGCAGGCCGCGGCCAGCTCCACCAGCAtcaggaggaagagcagcaggaaaaactGGAACAATGAGGTGACGTGCAGCCATGAGATTCTGACACAATTTAAAGGTCAGTTCATCGCAACTCTTCTgtccatgtttttgtg
The genomic region above belongs to Parambassis ranga chromosome 9, fParRan2.1, whole genome shotgun sequence and contains:
- the LOC114441979 gene encoding leukocyte surface antigen CD53 isoform X1 yields the protein MAQGCLKCLKYTMCVANFLCFMCGVAVLSFGVYMMINFKITALTPNLAHFNIANILLITGIVITCVSFLGFLGALKENRCLLLTFFLLLFLLMLVELAAACLLLVYEREIAELVRKDLDEGLIKAKGNTGNTTTLKSDWDLLQIQLDCCGVNNQTDWGKSIPLSCCKSTNCNPPGIREKGCLVKLKTLFEDNFLTTGISVIVLCIIEVLGMCFAMTLFCHISRSGLGYKL
- the LOC114441979 gene encoding leukocyte surface antigen CD53 isoform X2, which gives rise to MCGVAVLSFGVYMMINFKITALTPNLAHFNIANILLITGIVITCVSFLGFLGALKENRCLLLTFFLLLFLLMLVELAAACLLLVYEREIAELVRKDLDEGLIKAKGNTGNTTTLKSDWDLLQIQLDCCGVNNQTDWGKSIPLSCCKSTNCNPPGIREKGCLVKLKTLFEDNFLTTGISVIVLCIIEVLGMCFAMTLFCHISRSGLGYKL